The following coding sequences are from one Limnobacter sp. SAORIC-580 window:
- a CDS encoding response regulator transcription factor, translating into MTKILHIDDDIELGEMLCEYLRGEGFEAEHCANPIEGLKKLADDQYQLVVLDVMMPQQSGLETLKQIRLKYNTPVLMLTARGDNIDRIVGLELGADDYVPKPCLPREIVARVRAILRRANDSSNAPKQALQLGPLEVQPAKRKVLLNGNEVELTSAEFNLLEVLASHAGQVVSKAALSEQGLGRPLERFDRSIDVHLSSLRNKLNLNDERLPLTLHTIRGQGYQLSLD; encoded by the coding sequence ATGACGAAAATACTTCACATCGACGACGACATTGAACTGGGCGAAATGCTGTGCGAATACTTGCGCGGCGAAGGCTTTGAGGCGGAGCATTGCGCAAATCCAATTGAGGGTTTGAAAAAACTGGCGGACGATCAATACCAGCTGGTGGTGCTCGATGTCATGATGCCGCAGCAAAGCGGGCTTGAAACCCTGAAACAGATTCGCCTGAAGTACAACACCCCCGTGCTGATGCTGACTGCGCGGGGCGACAACATTGACCGCATTGTGGGGTTGGAGCTTGGTGCCGACGACTACGTGCCCAAACCTTGCCTGCCTCGTGAAATTGTGGCCCGTGTCCGTGCAATTTTGCGGCGCGCCAATGATTCCAGCAACGCGCCGAAGCAGGCACTTCAGTTGGGCCCACTGGAAGTGCAACCCGCCAAACGCAAGGTGCTGTTGAACGGCAACGAGGTAGAACTGACAAGCGCCGAGTTTAATTTGCTGGAGGTATTGGCCAGCCATGCAGGCCAGGTGGTCAGCAAAGCCGCACTGAGTGAACAGGGCTTGGGTCGCCCGTTGGAACGATTTGACCGCAGCATTGATGTGCACTTGAGCAGCCTGCGCAACAAACTGAATCTGAACGATGAGCGCCTGCCCTTGACCTTGCACACCATTCGCGGGCAGGGCTATCAGCTCAGTCTCGATTAG
- a CDS encoding Spy/CpxP family protein refolding chaperone, whose protein sequence is MNVSRLTIQKMIAVTAMAMAIPMSAYAGHHEEGGKKQHSEMRHHHKHGGMGMLKQLDLTEAQQAQVKQIMDKQRTEMKAAMSDRRAHREEMKSIVEQDTFDAAKAERLIAQQQEQERATKLSMLRTQHEIYKVLTPEQREKAKVIRAEWKEKMKDRYNKRKAESASNAM, encoded by the coding sequence ATGAATGTATCCAGACTAACCATCCAGAAAATGATTGCTGTCACTGCAATGGCCATGGCGATTCCCATGAGTGCGTATGCGGGTCATCACGAGGAGGGTGGTAAAAAGCAACATTCAGAAATGCGTCATCACCACAAGCATGGTGGCATGGGCATGTTGAAACAGCTTGATTTGACCGAGGCCCAGCAAGCGCAAGTGAAACAGATTATGGACAAGCAAAGGACCGAGATGAAAGCAGCCATGAGTGATCGCCGTGCACACCGCGAAGAAATGAAATCGATTGTTGAGCAAGACACATTCGATGCTGCCAAAGCGGAGCGTTTGATTGCCCAGCAGCAGGAACAGGAGCGTGCCACCAAATTGAGCATGCTGCGCACCCAGCACGAAATTTACAAAGTGTTGACCCCCGAGCAGCGCGAAAAGGCCAAAGTGATTCGTGCGGAATGGAAAGAGAAGATGAAGGACCGTTACAACAAACGCAAGGCGGAGAGTGCAAGTAATGCCATGTAA
- a CDS encoding carbonic anhydrase → MSKDLSHLLDANQTWAAAQVDKDPEFFKRLENQQSPEYFWIGCSDSRVPANTIVNLQPGEVFVHRNVANQVFHGDLNGQSATQFAVEFLKVKHIIVCGHYGCSGVRMAMRGDRVGLADAWVRPIHQLARRHGLVTCDAALEQKCHDQLCELNVIEQVKHLCESTLIEDAWERGQDLTVHGWLYSLKDGIVRNLQISISDPKDLDKIYTDAVTALKKRYS, encoded by the coding sequence GTGTCCAAAGACCTCTCACACCTTCTTGATGCCAACCAAACTTGGGCTGCGGCTCAGGTGGACAAAGACCCCGAATTTTTCAAACGCCTCGAGAATCAGCAATCTCCGGAGTACTTCTGGATTGGTTGTTCCGATAGCCGTGTACCGGCCAACACCATTGTCAATTTGCAGCCCGGCGAAGTTTTTGTACACCGCAACGTGGCCAACCAGGTGTTTCATGGCGATTTGAATGGTCAATCGGCCACGCAGTTCGCTGTCGAGTTTTTGAAAGTTAAACACATTATTGTGTGTGGTCATTATGGCTGCTCGGGCGTGCGCATGGCCATGCGGGGCGACAGGGTGGGTTTGGCCGATGCATGGGTGCGCCCCATTCACCAGTTGGCGCGCAGACACGGGCTTGTCACTTGCGACGCAGCCCTTGAGCAGAAATGCCACGATCAACTGTGCGAATTGAACGTGATTGAGCAGGTGAAACACCTGTGCGAGAGCACCTTGATTGAGGATGCTTGGGAGCGCGGACAAGACCTCACGGTGCATGGCTGGTTGTATAGCCTGAAAGACGGCATTGTGCGAAACCTTCAAATCTCCATCTCTGACCCCAAGGATCTCGACAAGATTTACACCGATGCGGTAACCGCATTGAAAAAGCGTTACAGCTAA
- a CDS encoding GNAT family N-acetyltransferase, protein MIRIDCSSWLINGEWASSIRRSVFVQEQGIDESEEWDEHDSVSTHVLAWLGDKPVGTARLLPEGKIGRMAVLPEFRSQGIGSAMLLALLAVAKEKNLPQVRLSAQQQAIEFYSRHGFAPCGKAHMEVGIPHQWMVRDLTT, encoded by the coding sequence TTGATTCGGATTGACTGTTCCAGTTGGTTGATCAACGGCGAGTGGGCCAGTTCCATTCGCCGTTCTGTTTTTGTTCAAGAGCAGGGCATTGATGAATCCGAAGAATGGGATGAACACGACTCGGTTTCTACTCATGTGCTTGCCTGGTTAGGCGACAAGCCCGTGGGCACAGCAAGGTTGTTGCCTGAAGGAAAAATTGGCCGAATGGCTGTACTCCCTGAATTCAGAAGCCAGGGAATAGGTAGTGCCATGTTGCTGGCTTTGCTGGCAGTGGCCAAAGAAAAAAATTTGCCGCAGGTGCGCCTGAGTGCGCAGCAGCAGGCGATCGAATTTTACAGTCGACATGGTTTTGCACCGTGTGGTAAAGCCCACATGGAGGTGGGAATACCCCACCAGTGGATGGTGCGAGACCTGACAACATAA
- a CDS encoding TetR/AcrR family transcriptional regulator has product MARVLKEQKHDDGRRGDIVRAAAKLFRDKGYDGASMRAIANAVGMQCGSPFYHFASKQDILVAVVEEGLRQGLEKTRAVVKPNLPADAQFRALVKVHLSIILEDGNDFIPVMLYNWRCLDEVHQRRLIATKDEYDAIWQNAVNGLHNAGFLGGDTKFARLMVLGAMNFMVTWYKPKKGDSLDTLSDKVVAFFLSQHA; this is encoded by the coding sequence GTGGCTAGAGTATTGAAAGAACAAAAACACGATGACGGGCGGCGTGGCGACATTGTTCGTGCAGCCGCGAAGCTGTTTCGCGACAAGGGCTACGATGGTGCCAGCATGCGGGCCATTGCCAACGCGGTAGGCATGCAGTGCGGCAGCCCTTTTTACCACTTTGCCAGCAAGCAAGACATTTTGGTGGCGGTGGTTGAGGAAGGCTTGCGCCAGGGGCTTGAAAAAACCCGTGCTGTCGTCAAACCCAACTTGCCGGCTGATGCGCAGTTTCGTGCCCTGGTGAAAGTGCACCTCAGCATTATTCTCGAAGACGGCAATGACTTCATTCCAGTGATGCTTTACAACTGGCGTTGCCTGGACGAGGTACACCAGCGCAGGCTGATTGCAACCAAAGATGAATATGACGCCATTTGGCAAAATGCCGTGAACGGCTTGCACAATGCAGGTTTTCTGGGTGGAGACACCAAGTTTGCGCGCTTGATGGTATTGGGTGCCATGAACTTCATGGTGACTTGGTACAAGCCGAAGAAAGGCGACAGCCTGGACACGCTTTCAGACAAAGTG